A single region of the Vicinamibacterales bacterium genome encodes:
- the menC gene encoding o-succinylbenzoate synthase — MNIDRIELRLLRLPLVHFFETSFGRVHDKAFILVRLFGDGVEGWGECVAEEAPYYSPETNETAWHVVTEFLGPTLLATRFSHPREVFGAFRAVRGHNMAKASLEMAAWDLYARQTGEPLSRVLGGERTRIASGVSIGIQDSLDQLAQKIRTELDAGYRRIKIKIKPGWDIDAVRMVRDRFGDIPLMVDANAAYSLADTDHLAALDQFHLMMIEQPLDYDDVGQHAILQRRLATPICLDESIHSPEQAEHAIEAGACRIINIKPGRLGGFTPSIRVHDLCAARGVPVWHGGMLESGIGRAHNIHLSTLPNFSLPGDVAASRRYFVPDLIEPPVEVAPDGTIAVPAGPGIGVAIVLDRIERATLRTSVLH, encoded by the coding sequence GTGAACATCGACCGTATCGAACTGCGGTTGCTGCGTCTCCCGCTGGTCCACTTCTTCGAGACCAGCTTCGGCCGCGTCCACGACAAGGCCTTCATCCTGGTCCGGCTCTTCGGTGACGGCGTCGAGGGCTGGGGCGAGTGCGTCGCCGAGGAGGCGCCGTACTACAGCCCGGAAACCAACGAGACGGCGTGGCACGTCGTCACGGAGTTCCTGGGGCCGACGCTGCTCGCGACGCGGTTCTCGCATCCACGCGAGGTGTTCGGCGCCTTTCGTGCGGTGCGCGGCCACAACATGGCGAAGGCGTCGCTCGAGATGGCGGCGTGGGATCTGTACGCCCGCCAGACGGGTGAGCCGCTGTCGAGGGTGCTCGGTGGCGAACGGACGCGCATCGCGTCGGGCGTGTCGATCGGCATCCAGGATTCCCTCGACCAACTGGCGCAGAAGATCCGGACGGAACTCGACGCCGGGTACCGCCGGATCAAGATCAAGATCAAGCCGGGGTGGGACATCGACGCCGTTCGAATGGTGCGCGATCGCTTCGGCGACATCCCGCTGATGGTGGACGCCAACGCCGCGTATTCGCTGGCGGACACGGACCATCTGGCGGCGCTCGACCAGTTTCACCTGATGATGATCGAGCAGCCGCTCGACTACGACGACGTGGGGCAGCACGCGATACTGCAGCGCCGGCTGGCGACGCCGATCTGTCTCGACGAGTCGATCCACTCGCCGGAACAGGCTGAGCATGCCATCGAGGCGGGTGCCTGCCGCATCATCAACATCAAGCCGGGGCGGCTCGGCGGGTTCACGCCGTCGATTCGCGTGCACGATCTGTGTGCGGCGCGAGGCGTTCCAGTGTGGCACGGCGGGATGCTCGAGTCGGGCATCGGCCGGGCACACAACATCCACCTGTCCACGCTGCCGAACTTCTCGCTGCCGGGGGACGTGGCAGCCAGCCGGCGGTATTTCGTGCCCGACCTCATCGAGCCGCCGGTCGAGGTGGCGCCGGATGGCACCATCGCGGTGCCGGCCGGGCCCGGCATCGGCGTGGCGATCGTGCTCGACCGAATCGAGCGCGCCACGTTGCGAACGTCCGTACTTCACTGA
- a CDS encoding deoxynucleoside kinase, with translation MDFRYVALEGPPGVGKTALAERLATHIDATAVLEETDNPFLADFYADRAGAGLQSQLFFLLNRHRQQVSLRQADLFSQSTVCDYLFEKDRIYAYLNLDDNELFIYQRLYELLARDVSLPDLVVYLQAPSDLLVKRLRVRDAEQEPYRPNPAYVQKLNEAYQHFFFHYTATPLLVVETSQFDLAGSDDALDDLLRQIRGMGRGTRYYVPRTKA, from the coding sequence TTGGACTTCCGCTACGTCGCGCTCGAGGGCCCCCCCGGAGTGGGTAAGACCGCGTTGGCCGAACGTCTGGCCACGCACATCGACGCCACCGCTGTCCTCGAGGAAACCGACAATCCGTTTCTCGCCGACTTCTACGCCGATCGTGCGGGCGCCGGCCTCCAGTCGCAGCTCTTCTTCCTCCTGAACCGGCACCGGCAGCAGGTCTCCTTGCGGCAGGCGGACCTCTTCAGCCAGTCCACGGTCTGCGACTACCTGTTCGAGAAGGACCGAATCTACGCGTATCTGAACCTCGACGACAACGAGCTGTTCATCTACCAGCGACTGTACGAACTGCTGGCCCGCGACGTGTCGTTGCCCGATCTGGTGGTCTACCTGCAGGCGCCCTCGGACCTGCTGGTGAAGCGGCTGCGCGTTCGTGACGCGGAGCAGGAGCCGTATCGGCCCAATCCGGCCTACGTGCAGAAGCTCAACGAGGCCTACCAGCACTTCTTCTTCCACTACACCGCGACTCCCCTGCTCGTCGTCGAGACGTCGCAGTTCGACCTCGCAGGCAGCGACGACGCGCTCGACGACCTGTTGCGCCAGATTCGCGGAATGGGCCGCGGCACCCGGTACTACGTTCCACGCACCAAAGCCTGA
- the accD gene encoding acetyl-CoA carboxylase, carboxyltransferase subunit beta, producing the protein MAWFKKTRKPMAPSDKASRVPEGLYVKCPDCTQLIYSKDLAANLAVCPRCAHHFKMSATERLQMMFDDAFVVHDPDLISTDPLQFTDTKPYKSRLEASIASTGMKDAVITASGRLDGIDTEIAAMEYGFIGGSMGVVVGEKITRAIERAITRRAPVVIVSCSGGARMMEGALSLMQMAKTSAALARLDRAGLPFISVLTDPTTGGVTASFAMLGDLNIAEPKALIGFAGPRVIEQTIRQKLPEGFQRSEFLLEHGMIDQIVDRRELKAAIARAVRFMGASDAGVPASAPPSGRVTPG; encoded by the coding sequence ATGGCGTGGTTCAAGAAGACGCGCAAGCCGATGGCGCCGTCTGACAAGGCGAGCCGCGTGCCCGAAGGGCTGTACGTGAAGTGCCCCGACTGCACGCAGCTCATCTACAGCAAGGATCTGGCGGCCAATCTCGCTGTATGTCCGCGTTGCGCGCATCATTTCAAGATGTCCGCGACCGAGCGCCTGCAGATGATGTTCGACGACGCGTTCGTCGTCCACGACCCGGACCTGATCTCGACCGACCCGCTGCAATTCACCGACACCAAGCCGTACAAGAGCCGGCTCGAGGCGAGCATCGCCTCCACGGGCATGAAGGACGCCGTGATCACGGCGTCCGGCCGCCTCGACGGCATCGACACCGAGATCGCGGCGATGGAGTATGGCTTCATCGGGGGCAGCATGGGCGTGGTCGTCGGCGAGAAGATCACCCGCGCCATCGAGCGGGCGATCACCCGTCGGGCGCCGGTCGTCATCGTCTCGTGCTCGGGCGGAGCGCGCATGATGGAAGGCGCGCTGTCGTTGATGCAGATGGCGAAGACATCCGCGGCCCTCGCCCGCCTGGACCGCGCGGGACTGCCGTTCATCTCCGTGCTGACCGACCCGACGACGGGCGGCGTCACTGCGAGCTTCGCGATGCTGGGCGATCTCAATATCGCCGAACCGAAAGCGCTCATCGGCTTCGCGGGACCACGGGTGATCGAGCAGACGATTCGCCAGAAGCTGCCCGAGGGGTTCCAGCGGAGCGAGTTCCTCCTGGAGCACGGCATGATCGACCAGATCGTCGACCGCCGTGAACTCAAGGCCGCGATTGCCCGCGCGGTGCGCTTCATGGGCGCCAGCGACGCCGGCGTGCCCGCATCGGCGCCTCCGAGCGGCCGAGTCACGCCTGGTTAG
- a CDS encoding folylpolyglutamate synthase/dihydrofolate synthase family protein — translation MDPLSYLFSLEKLGIKFGLDNIHAICAALGHPEAACPSVIIAGTNGKGSVAAMVETGLRVAGHRTGLYTSPHLVGLEERFVIDGRQIDTESLVAAAATVRQAVDRALSGGRLETQPTFFEVTTAIGFELFRRAHVSFAVFEVGLGGRFDATNIVTPVAAAITTIDFDHERFLGHTIPAIAAEKAGVIKSGIPVVVGETKPEALRVFEAVCRERHATMIRAGDGVRAEILGFDGGRAVLDLRTPARTYGRVPLALRGRHQASNAVVAVRLLEEIDRLGTRVGADGVVAALGATRWPGRLDLLTDATGRQVLCDSAHNPAGARALAEYLREFHPAGLPIVFGIMKDKDVAGTLAPLIPFASRLFLTRAHTDRALPLGALAETARRLGRDVPSEIEPDPVMALERAWNHARLVCAAGSIFVVGELVGRLRPDDRRPPGGAH, via the coding sequence GTGGATCCGCTTTCCTATCTCTTCAGCCTCGAGAAGCTGGGGATCAAGTTCGGCCTCGACAACATCCACGCCATCTGCGCGGCTCTCGGCCATCCCGAAGCTGCCTGCCCGTCGGTGATCATCGCGGGGACGAACGGAAAGGGCTCCGTCGCCGCGATGGTGGAAACCGGCCTCCGCGTGGCGGGCCATCGCACCGGTCTCTACACCTCACCGCACCTGGTAGGCCTCGAGGAGCGATTCGTCATCGACGGCCGGCAGATCGACACCGAGTCGCTCGTTGCCGCGGCGGCCACCGTCCGGCAGGCGGTCGATCGCGCGTTGTCCGGCGGGCGCCTGGAGACCCAGCCGACGTTCTTCGAGGTCACGACGGCGATCGGCTTCGAACTGTTTCGCCGTGCGCACGTCTCTTTCGCGGTGTTCGAGGTGGGCCTGGGCGGGCGGTTCGACGCAACCAACATCGTCACACCCGTCGCGGCGGCGATCACGACAATCGACTTCGACCACGAACGATTCCTGGGGCACACGATTCCGGCGATTGCCGCCGAGAAGGCCGGAGTGATCAAGTCGGGGATTCCCGTGGTCGTCGGCGAGACGAAGCCCGAGGCCCTGCGCGTCTTCGAGGCGGTGTGTCGGGAACGGCACGCGACGATGATCCGGGCGGGGGACGGGGTGCGCGCCGAGATCCTCGGGTTCGACGGCGGGCGGGCTGTCCTCGACCTCCGAACGCCGGCGCGGACCTACGGCCGTGTCCCGCTCGCGTTGCGAGGCCGACATCAGGCCAGCAACGCGGTGGTGGCCGTTCGATTGCTCGAGGAGATCGACAGGCTCGGAACCCGCGTCGGGGCAGACGGTGTTGTGGCCGCGCTCGGCGCGACCCGCTGGCCGGGACGTCTCGATCTGCTGACCGACGCGACCGGGCGTCAGGTGCTGTGCGACTCGGCCCACAACCCCGCGGGTGCCCGGGCGCTGGCCGAATACCTCCGGGAATTTCACCCGGCAGGTCTGCCGATCGTCTTCGGGATCATGAAGGACAAGGACGTCGCCGGGACGCTGGCACCGTTGATCCCGTTCGCCTCGCGTTTGTTTCTCACCCGTGCGCACACCGACCGTGCCCTCCCGCTCGGCGCGCTGGCCGAAACGGCTCGCAGGCTGGGACGCGATGTCCCGTCCGAGATCGAGCCCGATCCCGTGATGGCCCTCGAGCGGGCGTGGAACCACGCCCGGCTGGTCTGTGCGGCCGGTTCGATCTTCGTGGTCGGGGAACTCGTCGGGCGCCTTCGCCCCGACGACAGGCGGCCTCCGGGCGGGGCGCACTGA